One Scleropages formosus chromosome 8, fSclFor1.1, whole genome shotgun sequence DNA window includes the following coding sequences:
- the eftud2 gene encoding 116 kDa U5 small nuclear ribonucleoprotein component, which yields MEADLYDEFGNYIGPELDSDEDDDLEAEDREADEADEDEDEEPADADEDVPGMEVVLHEDKKYYPTAEEVYGPEVETIVQEEDTQPLTEPIIKPVKTRKFTLMEQELPHTVYEMEFLADLMDSSELIRNVTLCGHLHHGKTCFVDCLIEQTHPDIRKRDEMDLRYTDILFTEQERGVGIKSTPVTMVLPDSRGKSYLFNIMDTPGHVNFSDEVTAAIRISDGIVLFIDAAEGVMLNTERLIKHAVQESLAITICINKIDRLILELKLPPTDAYYKLRHIVDEVNGMLSTYSTDESVVVSPLLGNVCFASSQYSICFTLGSFAKIYSDTYGDINYTEFAKRLWGDIYFNPKTRKFTKKAPNSSSQRSFVEFILEPLYKILSQVVGDVDTSLPRVLDELGIHLTKEELKLNIRPLLRLVCNRFFGEFTGFVDMCVQHIPSPQTGARNKIEHSYTGGLDSDLGEAMAECDPDGPLMCHTTKMYSTEDGVQFHAFGRVLSGTIQAGQPVKVLGENYTLEDEEDSQVCAVGRLWISVARYQIEVNRVPAGNWVLIEGCDQPIVKTATITEPRGNEEAQIFRPLKFNTASVIKIAVEPVNPSELPKMLDGLRKVNKSYPSLTTKVEESGEHVILGTGELYLDCVMHDLRKMYSEIDIKVADPVVTFCETVVETSSLKCFAETPNKKNKITMIAEPLEKGLAEDIENEVVQITWNRKKLGEFFQTKYDWDLLAARSIWAFGPDTTGPNILVDDTLPSEVDKALLGSVKDSIVQGFQWGTREGPLCDEPIRNVKFKILDAVIAQEPLHRGGGQVIPTARRVVYSAFLMATPRLMEPYYFVEVQAPADCVSAVYTVLARRRGHVTQDAPIPGSPLYTIKAFIPAIDSFGFETDLRTHTQGQAFALSVFHHWQIVPGDPLDKSIVIRPLEPQPAPHLAREFMIKTRRRKGLSEDVSISKFFDDPMLLELAKQDVVLNYPM from the exons ATGGAGGCGGATCTCTACGACGAGTTTGGGAATTACATCGGGCCCGAGCTGGACTCGGACGAGGACGACGATCTGGAGGCGGAGGATCGCGAGGCGGATGAG GCCGACGAGGATGAAGACGAGGAGCCTGCAGACGCTGATGAGGATGTACCCGGCATGGAGGTGGTGCTGCACGAGGACAAGAAGTACTACCCCACAGCAGAGGAAGTGTATGGGCCGGAGGTGGAGACCATTGTGCAGGAAGAGGACACGCAACCCCTCACAG AGCCCATTATCAAGCCCGTGAAGACCAGGAAGTTCACCCTGATGGAGCAGGAACTGCCGCACACCGTCTACGAGATGGA GTTCTTGGCAGACCTGATGGACAGTTCGGAGCTGATTCGCAACGTCACTCTCTGCGGCCACCTGCACCACGGCAAG ACCTGTTTTGTGGATTGCCTGATTGAACAGACGCACCCTGACATCCGCAAGAGGGACGAGATGGAC CTCCGCTACACAGACATCCTCTTCACAGAGCAGGAG CGCGGTGTGGGAATCAAGAGCACCCCTGTCACCATGGTACTGCCTGACTCCAGGGGCAAATCGTACCTGTTTAACATCATGGACACGCCAG GTCACGTGAACTTCTCGGACGAAGTGACAGCGGCGATCCGCATCTCTGACGGCATCGTGCTTTTCATCGACGCAGCAGAAGGA GTGATGCTAAACACAGAGCGCCTGATCAAGCACGCCGTACAGGAGAGCCTGGCCATCACCATCTGTATCAACAAAATCGACCGGCTCATCCTGGAGCTCAAGCTGCCGCCCACAGACGCTTACTACAAACTGCGGCACATTGTGGACGAGGTCAACGGCATGCTCAG CACTTACTCCACAGATGAGAGCGTGGTGGTGTCCCCCCTCCTGGGTAACGTCTGCTTTGCCAGCTCTCAGTACAGCATCTGCTTTACCCTCGGCTCCTTCGCCAAGATCTACTCCGACACCTACG GGGACATCAACTACACAGAGTTTGCCAAGCGGCTTTGGGGAGACATTTACTTCAATCCTAAAAC GCGGAAGTTCACCAAGAAGGCCCCCAACAGCAGTTCGCAGCGCAGCTTTGTCGAGTTCATCCTGGAGCCGCTCTACAAGATCCTGTCCCAG GTGGTGGGGGATGTGGACACCTCACTGCCACGTGTCCTGGACGAGCTGGGCATCCATCTGACCAAGGAGGAGCTGAAGCTCAACATCCGGCCTCTCCTCCGGCTGGTGTGCAACCGCTTCTTTGGCGAATTCACTG GTTTTGTGGACATGTGTGTGCAGCATATCCCATCACCGCAGACAGGCGCCCGCAATAAGATTGAGCACAGCTACACCGGTGGCCTTGACTCTGACCTGGGGGAGGCCATGGCGGAGTGTGACCCTGAT GGTCCACTCATGTGCCACACCACCAAGATGTACAGCACGGAGGATGGCGTGCAGTTCCACGCTTTCGGCCGTGTGCTGAGCGGCACCATCCAGGCCGGCCAGCCCGTCAAGGTGCTCGGGGAGAACTACACGCTAGAGGATGAGGAAGACTCGCAGGTGTGCGCTGTCGGACGCCTCTGGATCTCCGTGGCCAG GTACCAGATAGAGGTGAACCGGGTTCCAGCAGGAAACTGGGTTCTCATCGAGGGCTGCGACCAGCCGATCGTCAAAACAGCCACCATCACAGAGCCGCGTGGCAACGAGGAG GCCCAGATCTTCAGGCCCCTCAAGTTCAATACGGCGTCGGTGATTAAAATTGCTGTCGAGCCCGTCAACCCATCTGAGCTCCCCAAGATGCTGGATGGACTGAGGAAGGTCAACAAGAGCTACCCCTCCCTCACGACCAAG GTCGAGGAGTCGGGGGAGCACGTCATCCTTGGCACGGGAGAGCTGTACCTGGACTGCGTCATGCATGACTTGCGCAAGATGTACTCGGAGATTGATATTAAG GTGGCTGACCCTGTCGTGACCTTCTGTGAGACGGTTGTGGAGACCTCCTCCCTTAAGTGCTTCGCTGAGACACCCAACAAAAA GAACAAGATCACCATGATTGCTGAACCCCTGGAAAAGGGGCTGGCTGAGGACATTGAGAATGAGGTTGTGCAGATCACCTGGAACAG aaaaaagctTGGAGAGTTCTTCCAGACAAAGTATGACTGGGATCTGCTGGCTGCCCGTTCGATCTGGGCTTTTGGACCCGACACGACAGGACCCAATATTCTCGTGGACGACACTCTGCCCTCTGAG GTGGACAAGGCCCTTCTGGGCTCCGTGAAGGACAGCATCGTTCAAGGTTTCCAGTGGGGCACCAGGGAGGGACCGCTGTGTGATGAGC CCATCCGGAATGTCAAGTTCAAGATCCTGGATGCGGTCATTGCCCAGGAACCACTGCATCGAGGCGGCGGACAGGTCATTCCCACAGCCCGGAGGGTGGTGTACTCCGCCTTCCTCATG GCAACTCCCAGGCTGATGGAGCCCTATTACTTTGTGGAGGTGCAGGCACCAGCTGACTGCGTGTCTGCCGTGTACACCGTGCTGGCCCGCAGGAG GGGTCACGTGACACAGGACGCCCCCATCCCGGGCTCACCGCTCTACACCATTAAGGCCTTCATCCCAGCCATCGACTCCTTTGGTTTCGAGACCGACCttcgcacacacacccagggccAGGCCTTCGCCCTCTCCGTATTCCACCACTGGCAG ATCGTACCCGGTGACCCCCTGGACAAGAGCATCGTGATCCGTCCTCTGGAGCCACAGCCTGCTCCTCACTTGGCCCGAGAGTTCATGATCAAGACCCGTCGGCGCAAG GGCCTAAGCGAGGACGTCAGCATCAGCAAGTTCTTCGACGATCCTATGTTGTTGGAACTGGCCAAGCAGGACGTCGTGCTCAACTACCCCATGTGA